A single Xylanimonas cellulosilytica DSM 15894 DNA region contains:
- a CDS encoding isochorismatase family protein, whose product MTTRALVVVDVQPTFCEGGELAVDGGNQVAADVAAYLRAHRDRYAVVVTTQDWHVDPGPHFSDHPDFVDSWPPHGIAGSANAELHPALDGLTFDASIKKGQFDPGYSGFDGVESSGRTLEQLLRDHEVDAVDVVGLVLSHCVKHTALDAARLGWDTRVLTDLTIPVNAEQGAQAEHDLTAAGITLTRALAR is encoded by the coding sequence ATGACCACCCGTGCCCTCGTCGTCGTCGACGTCCAGCCCACCTTCTGCGAGGGCGGCGAGCTGGCCGTCGACGGCGGTAACCAGGTCGCCGCCGACGTCGCCGCCTACCTGCGCGCGCACCGCGACCGCTACGCCGTCGTCGTCACCACGCAGGACTGGCACGTGGACCCGGGGCCGCACTTCAGCGACCACCCCGACTTCGTGGACTCGTGGCCGCCGCACGGCATCGCCGGATCGGCGAACGCCGAGCTGCACCCCGCGCTCGACGGGCTGACGTTCGACGCATCGATCAAGAAGGGGCAGTTCGACCCGGGCTACTCCGGCTTCGACGGCGTGGAGTCCTCGGGGCGCACGCTCGAACAGCTCCTGCGCGACCACGAGGTGGACGCCGTCGACGTCGTCGGCCTGGTCCTGTCCCACTGCGTCAAGCACACGGCACTCGACGCCGCCCGCCTGGGCTGGGACACCCGCGTCCTGACGGATCTCACCATCCCGGTCAACGCAGAACAGGGCGCCCAGGCGGAACACGACCTCACGGCAGCGGGCATCACCCTGACCCGTGCCCTCGCGAGGTAG